Below is a genomic region from Virgibacillus dokdonensis.
TGGTGACACATCCAAATATGCTGATTTTATTTTACCAGATACGGTTTATTTAGAGCGATGGGGTAGAGAAGCTATTTACCCAAATATAACGACGAAATTGGCAAGCGTTTATCAACCAGTAACTCGTGTTTTCCCGGATGTCCGTTCATTTGAAAATAGTGTCATTGAACTAGCTAAACGGATGGAGTTGCCTGGTTACGGGGATGAAGCATTTCCCGATGGCAGTTCACTGCATAGTGAAGAGGATTATTATTTGAAGCGAGTCGCAAACATTGCCTATGATGGGAAACCTGTGCCTGATGCAGTGAAAAGGGAAATGACCATTTTTGAAAATGCGAGAAAAAAAGCTTTAGGGAAGTTTTTTGACTTGAAAAAGTGGCAACGAGCAGTGAAACCAGAAGAGTGGGCTAAGGTAGTATACGTTTTGAATCGTGGTGGTCGATTTGAAGAGGCTGGTAATGAGTATAAGAGTAATCATTTGAAGTATAGTTTTGGTGGGCAAGTAGATTTTTATGATGAGGGAGTTGCAGCTGGTAAAAATTCGTTTGATGGTAAGTATTTTGAAGGAATGCCGATGTACAGAAATATTCAAGCGTATAATCAAAAAGATGTAGATGTGAAGCAACCATTACAATTTATTAATTGGAAAGCAAGAAATATGGGTACGTATCGAAATATTAGCAGTGCTTGGTTGCGAGAAGTTCGAGCAGATAATTACATTTGGATAAATCCAGTTGATGCAAAAAAACAGGACATTAAATCAGGAGACGCCGTAGTGATTAAAAAAGGGAATGTATCACTAGAGGGGACGGTTTATGTTACAGGAGGTATTGCTCCAGGCGTTATTGGTGCAGCATATAATATGGGGCAAACTGGATATGGTGCCACACCGCAAACGATTGATCAGAAAAAAGAAGCAAACTTACCAACGTATAATCATACGCCATTTAGGTTTAATACAGTCATGCATGAAGAATCGGGTTTTCCTGGAGGTCGTGCAGAAGGCTTTGTCGTAAATCAATTAACGGAAGTTGACCCCAATTTTGCTCATGGTGTTCTGTTTGATGAAGTAGGTGGTTCTCCGGCTCAGTTAGATATGTATGTAGACATTGTGAAAAAAAACTAAAATTATTATGCGGGGGTGGCGGTATTGCTCACAGCACAAGAAGAAACTTACGGGAAACTTATTCTAGCGCAAATATTTACCCATATTTGGTATGGTGATTGGGATAATTATGAACAGACAATGAATCAGTTGCCAGAGCGTCTTCTAAATGAATTTCCATTCCATGCTTGTTATGACCGAAAAGAAACGAAAATATGGCATGATAATTATTTTTCTATTCCTGGTATATATTTTGTTCCTCCATATATGTCCAGTTACCGTGAAAAATCAGAAACAGTGGAATTGGATACGAAACAAGATTTACTTTGTTTAATTGGAGCATATGAGAAGCTGGGGTTTTATTATCCATTAGAGCGTGAAGCTTTCCCTGATCATATTGGTAGTTTAACCGCCTTTATTACAGCTACATTAAAGGAAGAAGCAGTTGCACTTGAAAAAGGGGATAATGAACTTGTTATCGAATTAGCGGACGCACGTAAGGAAATGTATGATAAATATTTAGCGCCTTGTTTGGGTGTCATATTTAAGCAACATCAACATAAATTCTCGGATTCATTTTTCAAAA
It encodes:
- a CDS encoding molecular chaperone TorD family protein; this encodes MLTAQEETYGKLILAQIFTHIWYGDWDNYEQTMNQLPERLLNEFPFHACYDRKETKIWHDNYFSIPGIYFVPPYMSSYREKSETVELDTKQDLLCLIGAYEKLGFYYPLEREAFPDHIGSLTAFITATLKEEAVALEKGDNELVIELADARKEMYDKYLAPCLGVIFKQHQHKFSDSFFKMFIPFYMEEIKGIAHK